The DNA region CCCGATGGGATCGCGCCGAATCCTTGGGGCGGGGCTTGCGGCGGGGCATGACCCTAGAGAGAGGCGGAATTCGCTGGAGTCCGTGCCGCGCAGGGCGTCGTAATCCAGGGTGAGGCAGCGGATGCCTCGGTCCGCAGCGAGGGTCTTGGCCTGCGGCTTGATCTGCTGGGCGGCGAAGACACCCGCGACCGGTGCCAGCAGCGGGTCGCGGTTGAGCAGTTCGAGATAGCGGGTGAGCTGCTCCACGCCGTCGATCTCGCCGCGGCGCTTGATCTCCACCGCCACCGTGGCGCCGTCGGCGTCGCGGCACAGGATGTCGACTGGGCCGATGGCCGTCATGTACTCGCGCCGGATCAGGGTGTAACCGGGGCCGAGGGTTTCGATGTGCTCGGCCAGCAACTCCTGCAGGTAGGAGATTACGGCCACAGGCGAGGCACAGTATGGCCTGGATGCACCGCAGAAGATCACGGCGCCGAGTGTTGTACACACTGCTGACAGTGCGCGCTCATGCCAGCCGAAACGTCCGCTTCTGCCGCATACCGCGCTGACCGAACCGGCCAGCACGAGGCGCCGGCGGCGGGAACCTAGTGCGATGCAGAACGTCCGCAACTGCCGATGAGCGTGCCATCTGAGGCAACATTGGCTTCGAAGCCGATTGCTTCGCAGCGCTGGAAGCCAGCGCACCCATGCAAACAGAGGTGCCACGAACATGCCTGCCACATGGATCAAGTTCGATCCCCTCACCGATCCGTACGAACAGTGGCAGGCGATCGATGACTTCACCTCCAGCAAACCAGTCGTCGTCATCGAGTATCGGGGCGATGAACGGGACAGCCTGCTTTGCGGTCGGCATGGGCTCGCTCACTGGGATATCTACTCCGACATCGCGTTCGGCACGGTCTACTACAAAGAAGTGCGTCACGCGGCCGCGCGCGAGCAGGTCATGACCTACCGGTTCATCCGCGGCTGACCGGCACATCCCAGAACGCGAGTTCGTGGCGCATGCCGGTCAGGAACAGCTCCTCCGCGTTGTCGCCGCCGGCTTCGTCGAGCATCTGGGCGCAGCGGGCGGTGAGGGCCGCGAAGCCGCGGTCGGCGTAGGTGTCGATCCAGCGCTGGTAGCGCGGGTCGGCGGGAGGGTTCTGCGCGAGGATCGCGCCGAGCGTCGAATAGCCCCACATGCAGGGGTAGAGGGCGGCCAGGCCGTCGGCGTAGTTAGCGGCCGAATCCAGCAGGAACGCAGTGTATTTCGTGCACGGCTCGCCTTTGGTGGCGCCGTCGAGGTCGGCGCCGAACTCCGCGGCCAGACTGCGGTGCAGCGATATTTCGTCGTGGAAAGTGGCGTGCGCGAGATCGACCAGGTCGCCGAGGTGGGCGGCGGGCGCTTGCCACGCGAGGCGGGAGAAGACCCGGACGTAGTCGAGCAGGAACAGGTAGTCCTGTTCCAGCCAGGAGCGGAACACCGGCTCGGCGAGGTCGCCT from Nocardia tengchongensis includes:
- a CDS encoding TenA family protein, yielding MSLAARLEQLGRPLVEEQLAHPTVAGIAKGDLAEPVFRSWLEQDYLFLLDYVRVFSRLAWQAPAAHLGDLVDLAHATFHDEISLHRSLAAEFGADLDGATKGEPCTKYTAFLLDSAANYADGLAALYPCMWGYSTLGAILAQNPPADPRYQRWIDTYADRGFAALTARCAQMLDEAGGDNAEELFLTGMRHELAFWDVPVSRG